The proteins below are encoded in one region of Hordeum vulgare subsp. vulgare chromosome 3H, MorexV3_pseudomolecules_assembly, whole genome shotgun sequence:
- the LOC123439697 gene encoding CASP-like protein 1C1 codes for MAKARRFVVLALRITTAAAAGVAAIVMATSHKTTTVFGVQVQAKFQYTPSFVFFVAANVVACAYSLLAILVPPASPAARHVLVADAVLGMVLTGAAAAAAAISALGKNGNSHAGWQPICGLVRTFCDHVTGALACGFVAVVLHLLVVLHSIYTMNT; via the exons ATGGCGAAAGCACGACGGTTCGTCGTCCTCGCGCTCAGGATCACAACGGCGGCGGCCGCCGGCGTCGCGGCGATAGTCATGGCCACCAGCCACAAGACGACCACCGTCTTCGGCGTACAGGTGCAGGCCAAGTTCCAATACACGCCGTCCTTCGT GTTCTTCGTGGCCGCCAACGTCGTCGCGTGCGCCTACAGCCTCCTCGCCATCCTCGTGCCGCCGGCGAGCCCCGCCGCGAGGCACGTCCTCGTGGCCGACGCG GTGCTCGGCATGGTGCTCACCGGCGCCGCGGCGGCAGCGGCTGCCATATCTGCCCTCGGGAAGAACGGGAACAGCCACGCCGGCTGGCAGCCGATCTGCGGGCTAGTACGCACCTTCTGCGACCATGTCACGGGGGCTCTCGCATGTGGCTTCGTTGCGGTCGTCCTCCACTTACTCGTCGTTCTCCATTCCATTTACACCATGAACACCTAG
- the LOC123443294 gene encoding 40S ribosomal protein S15a-5-like produces MGRRILNDALRTMVNAERRGKATAQLQPISGVMISFLNIMKHRGYIKNFEVFDPHRVGKITVELQGRIKDCKALTYRQDLRATEIEKYRTRMLPTRQWGYVVVTTPNGVLDHEEAIRQNVGGQVLGYFH; encoded by the exons ATGGGGCGGAGAATCCTCAACGACGCGCTGCGCACGATGGTGAACGCGGAGCGGCGGGGGAAGGCGACGGCGCAACTCCAGCCCATCTCCGGCGTCATGATCTCCTTCCTCAACATCATGAAGCACCGAG GTTACATAAAAAATTTCGAGGTCTTCGATCCACATAGGGTTGGAAAAATCACAGTGGAACTTCAAGGAAGGATCAAAGATTGCAAAGCTCTCACTTACAGGCAGGACCTCAGAGCTACGGAAATAGAAAAATacagaactaggatgcttccaacACGGCAG TGGGGCTATGTTGTGGTGACCACCCCAAATGGTGTTTTAGATCACGAGGAAGCAATTAGGCAGAATGTAGGGGGCCAGGTCCTTGGTTACTTCCATTGA